One window of Candidatus Methylocalor cossyra genomic DNA carries:
- a CDS encoding pilus assembly protein PilM yields MFFFNRKKPELLGIDISSAAVKLLELSRLGSHYRVEGYAIVPLPPDAVVDKNVAKAEAIANALRVAIKQSGTRLKQAAVAVPSSMVIAKVITMPASLGEDEMEAQIELEADQYIPYALDEVSLDFVVLGPTEQNPDTVDVLLVASRKENVEDRVAALELAGLKAEIVDVESYALEHACAFILGQTAQGIEDSVTAIADVGASVTTLNVVHKHRVIYTREQNFGGKQLTEEIQRRYGLSYEEAGLAKKYGGLPDNYLTEVLEPFKNALAQQISRSLQFFLSSTAQREVDRVILTGGCGSIPELDRYIEESLDIPTSVANPFVNVALSPRVNAEALTSDAPALMTACGLALRSFDQ; encoded by the coding sequence ATGTTTTTTTTCAACCGCAAGAAGCCGGAACTTTTGGGCATCGATATCAGCTCGGCGGCGGTCAAGCTCCTTGAGCTCAGCCGGCTAGGTTCGCACTACCGGGTCGAGGGTTACGCCATAGTGCCATTGCCCCCGGACGCCGTAGTCGACAAGAACGTTGCGAAAGCCGAGGCCATTGCCAACGCCCTTAGGGTTGCCATCAAGCAGTCCGGTACCCGCCTGAAACAGGCGGCGGTCGCCGTGCCCAGTTCCATGGTGATCGCCAAGGTCATCACCATGCCGGCCTCCCTCGGCGAGGACGAAATGGAAGCGCAAATCGAGCTCGAAGCGGACCAGTACATCCCCTACGCCCTGGACGAGGTGAGCCTGGACTTCGTGGTGCTAGGACCCACGGAACAGAACCCCGACACGGTGGATGTATTGCTGGTGGCTTCGCGCAAAGAAAACGTGGAGGACCGGGTGGCGGCATTGGAACTGGCCGGGTTGAAAGCCGAGATTGTGGACGTCGAATCCTATGCCCTGGAGCATGCTTGCGCCTTCATTCTTGGCCAGACGGCGCAGGGAATCGAGGATTCGGTGACCGCCATCGCGGACGTCGGGGCAAGCGTGACGACCCTCAATGTCGTCCACAAACATCGGGTCATTTATACCCGGGAGCAGAACTTCGGCGGTAAACAGCTTACCGAGGAAATCCAACGCCGCTACGGACTTTCCTATGAGGAAGCGGGATTGGCAAAAAAATACGGCGGCTTGCCGGACAATTACCTCACCGAGGTCCTCGAGCCCTTCAAAAACGCCTTGGCCCAGCAAATCAGCCGCTCCCTCCAGTTCTTTCTTTCCTCCACTGCCCAGCGCGAAGTCGATCGGGTGATCCTAACGGGGGGCTGTGGGTCGATTCCAGAGCTCGATCGGTACATCGAAGAAAGCCTCGATATACCGACCTCCGTCGCCAACCCGTTCGTCAACGTGGCGCTTTCTCCGCGCGTGAACGCAGAGGCTTTAACGAGCGACGCCCCTGCGCTGATGACGGCGTGCGGCCTGGCGCTGAGGAGTTTCGACCAATGA
- a CDS encoding PilN domain-containing protein, which yields MTSINLLPWRAERRKQKQKEFFSIVALALLVTTAVLMAIHVQIAATIDYQNRRNEYLTSELAILDKKIKEIEDLESKKKRLIAKMDVIQRLQSSRPEIVHLFDELARTVPEGVYLTDLTQSNNTITMNGMAQSNGRVSAYMRNLESSPWLHEPILNIIETKADSQNKKDQRGSKFTLQVKQAEQKAQAPGKGAS from the coding sequence ATGACCAGTATCAACCTACTACCTTGGCGCGCCGAGCGGCGCAAGCAGAAGCAAAAGGAATTTTTTTCCATCGTTGCTTTAGCCCTCTTGGTTACCACCGCGGTGCTGATGGCCATTCACGTCCAGATTGCCGCGACGATCGATTATCAGAATCGGCGCAATGAATACCTGACCTCGGAGCTGGCTATCCTGGATAAAAAGATCAAGGAAATAGAAGATTTGGAAAGCAAAAAGAAACGCCTCATCGCGAAAATGGATGTGATCCAGAGATTGCAGTCGAGCCGCCCAGAAATCGTCCATTTATTCGATGAATTGGCCCGTACCGTGCCGGAAGGGGTCTATCTCACCGATCTGACGCAATCCAACAACACCATCACCATGAATGGGATGGCCCAATCCAACGGACGGGTATCCGCCTACATGCGCAATCTGGAATCCTCGCCTTGGCTGCATGAGCCGATCTTGAACATCATCGAAACCAAAGCCGATAGCCAGAACAAAAAGGACCAACGGGGCAGCAAATTTACCCTGCAGGTTAAACAGGCCGAGCAAAAAGCCCAGGCTCCAGGAAAAGGTGCGTCATGA